The genomic DNA GGACTCGGCGCGCATGGGGTCGGCGCCCGGCGAGTACGCGTTCTTCACGCCCGAGCAGGTGGCCACGCGCAAGGCGTCCGGCGGCCTGAGCACGCACGAGGGCGATCTCGTCAAGGTACTCGAATTCGCCGAGGCGACCGGCGCCTCGACCGGCGCGGTCACGATCATGGGCATCGAACCGGCCGAGATCCGTGCCGAGCCCGGCCTGTCCGAGCCGCTGACCGCGCGCTTCCGCGAGTACGTGGACGCCGCGGTGGCGTTCCTCGCGGAGACGACACGGCGCGTGGGAGACTGACACGAAGCGACACCACCGACCCGAGAGGGGCGCACAGCCGATGCTCAAGG from Actinomycetota bacterium includes the following:
- a CDS encoding hydrogenase maturation protease; the protein is MRYLIGIGNYHAGDDSIGLRIAEAIAEEGLDGAGGFTAIDLGGNLLDLVHYLGEDSEAVLVVDSARMGSAPGEYAFFTPEQVATRKASGGLSTHEGDLVKVLEFAEATGASTGAVTIMGIEPAEIRAEPGLSEPLTARFREYVDAAVAFLAETTRRVGD